In Antedon mediterranea chromosome 10, ecAntMedi1.1, whole genome shotgun sequence, one genomic interval encodes:
- the LOC140061201 gene encoding cholesterol transporter ABCA5-like: MTRFWTQTRYLVYRNFLTKWRNKRELFQEVFLPMLLLCNLATIRYSTQPDTQPAIPEFQQYDLFSNSFMGPFLQPIGVAPNSPEIEALLTKATELAPYLNFIYYENETQLLKAKEDSNLTGHGIVFADNFLSNLSYTIRTDKNSVPSTADGFTNEGTCRILALDQPPMVNCPATGYLYSGFSALQVILDHAIILMKSNKTVTEVPLPKIFTQMFPKGEYPGSPSALQTTTAVYFVLSYSPFIVALLAKIVNEKEKKLTQSLQMMGMRTGPFWTAWFIVYCIMIAFVSIFGIGFGKAITVFPDGNFFLLWLLLMLYGISTVNLAFMLTPFFNKATAAGAFGGFMVFLMAIIYVPIGLISGIPVAVKWVLSLFSPIAVSLALDMAVLLEIEQDGLTFDSLNDGEFPMYACFIMLSVDALLYFLLAVYFDNVIPSEYGQTKDPFFCFRPSFWSSKEQYRQVRHNSTASVAQNDHEDDVEEVPPDVKGRQCIRVNNIVKEFPGKKKKPPVRAVNGLSLEIYEGQITCLLGHNGAGKTTLVNCLTGMMPSTSGSATIYGYDVTNPLEMDTIRTMTGVCLQEDTLFDYLSPREHLSIYAGLKGVPKEDIEKIVDQILKDVDLHKQGATHAKDLSGGQKRKLCMGIALIGDPKVVILDEPTSGMDPYSRRCIWTLLKNKREGRIILLTTHFMDEADILADRKAIISNGKLRCFGSSLFLKNRFGIGYKLGMVTELSCNHDAVKDLIVSKVSDAKVIRSHGMELTFQLPLKDMNFFTELFKELESKNENGEEKSKMLGIQSYGVSMTTLEEVFLKIGEEADLEKERADGGLVNDGIVADDRSGGHELIGEVHANDTVIDLQEDVVLDSTTLAKHPIKPTFKEQFKTLVWVFRTLVIRNPSTYFVRFIMPNIYMVIGVVMVLVLPSSTNNDQNPVKINLPADLYLQNLTGLPESKTELLYQNSTGHNINDLLSQFDQLNIRSAWTESLDTLMADAPHHQAVNVNNISNSFVVHYNDTAIHSLPILINILMNSLYSMLDISSEDISVSTQDFPSTGSDDYTFNGTVFLAIFFALSLNLIPPYFAVDKVKERELKIRSQIRVSGITVNTYWFAWLAVDVAFYAIACVIGFIVILAFQVDAFLRAGAIVTFIVLLIVYLPVSTIVAFCVSFLFDSFESCQAVLPSIYSLFPTALAAPVIALDLTGSYSLAGGLHLLFSFIFPPYAIYGGIYYIVRIYEFANITQTTDELNFADYLKFDAYIVPTILILILDFVVLYFFLRWCEIRKTGGDWRDAFFCISAEKKYSKINKDVIPDEDEDIIEERKRVKDILQNDKTSVLVVSDLRREFVKRKDRKSKVADNSNTKVAVRNVSMAVSKGEVLGLLGPNGAGKTSLMNVVTADIEPTKGQVRVGKNDIASSLSEAYQSMGFCPQVNPLWPDLTVREHLMTYGHIKGLCRDDATTISSHYMDGLKITEHADKKTKEISGGTKRKLCFALSMLGNPEIILMDEPSTGMDPSSKRFLWNTIISCFQENRGGVLTTHSMEEADAVCSRVGIMVAGQLECLGTTQHLKDKYGGGYLLEAKLNMSAFVREEGDTTTLLENKLKAFIQHVRTFFPGAEVIECFSERVTIKVPQDEVNSLAKVFEIMQEGKSNFEIEEYSFSQSTLEQVFIEFAKHQDELEVEDEPEVENEIHRSRRVQPKPQRQFSTLSATNTNL; this comes from the exons GAAGTGTTTCTACCAATGTTACTCTTGTGTAACCTTGCAACGATCCGGTACTCCACCCAACCAGACACACAACCAGCTATCCCAGAATTCCAACAATATGACTTGTTTTCCAACTCCTTTATGGGGCCATTTTTGCAACCAATCGGCGTTGCTCCCAACTCTCCAGAAATCGAGGCCCTGTTGACAAAAGCTACAGAATTAGCACCGTATCTGAATTTCATTTATTACGAAAATGAAACACAACTCCTGAAGGCGAAGGAAGATTCAAATTTAACAGGACATGGTATCGTGTTTGCCGACAATTTTCTAAGTAATTTAAGTTACACCATACGAACAGATAAAAACAGCGTTCCATCGACTGCTGATGGTTTCACCAATGAAG GAACTTGTCGCATTTTAGCACTTGACCAACCACCAATGGTAAATTGTCCTGCTACTGGATATCTCTATTCTGGGTTTTCCGCACTTCAGGTCATTCTTGACCATGCCATAATTCTG ATGAAATCTAACAAAACTGTTACAGAAGTGCCGTTGCCAAAAATATTTACGCAAATGTTCCCAAAAGGTGAATACCCAGGATCCCCATCAGCCTTGCAAACCACCACGGCTGTCTATTTTGTTCTGTCTTATTCTCCTTTTATCGTCGCACTTTTGGCTAAAATTGTGAATGAGAAGGAGAAGAAATTGACCCAGTCACTACAAATGATGGGGATGAGAACAGGTCCATTTTG gACGGCCTGGTTCATTGTGTACTGCATTATGATTGCCTTTGTGTCCATATTTGGCATTGGCTTCGGCAAGGCTATTACAGTTTTTCCGGACGGAAACTTCTTCCTTCTATGGCTCTTGCTAATGCTATACGGTATTTCAA CTGTAAACCTGGCTTTTATGCTAACACCGTTCTTTAACAAAGCCACGGCAGCCGGTGCCTTTGGCGGCTTCATGGTCTTCTTAATGGCTATTATATACGTACCAATCGGTTTGATTTCTGGAATCCCAGTAGCAGTTAAATGGGTTCTATCTCTGTTTTCCCCTATTGCGGTTTCACTTGCTCTGGATATG GCTGTACTGCTTGAGATAGAACAAGATGGTTTGACCTTTGACAGTTTGAATGACGGGGAATTCCCAATGTACGCATGTTTTATCATGCTCAGTGTGGACGCTCTCTTGTATTTTCTTCTTgctgtttattttgataatgttaTCCCAT CTGAGTATGGCCAAACAAAAGACCCATTTTTTTGCTTCAGGCCGTCGTTTTGGAGCAGCAAAGAACAGTACAGACAAGTTAGGCATAATTCAACTGCATCCGTTGCTCAAAACGATCATGAAGACGACGTGGAGGAAGTCCCGCCAGATGTCAAAGGTCGCCAGTGTATCAGGGTCAACAATATTGTTAAAGAATTTCCTGGGAAAAAGAAGAAACCACCAGTTAGAGCTGTTAATG GCTTATCGTTGGAGATCTACGAAGGTCAAATAACTTGCCTTCTTGGACACAACGGTGCCGGAAAAACTACCCTCGTCAACTGCTTAACCGGAATGATGCCATCAACGTCTGGATCCGCTACAATTTACGGATACGATGTTACGAACCCGCTGGAGATGGATACTATTCGTACGATGACGGGCGTGTGTCTTCAGGAGGACACACTGTTTGATTATTTGTCCCCACGAGAGCATCTATCGATTTATGCCGGTTTGAAGGGCGTGCCGAAAGAAGATATTGAGAAAATA GTTGATCAAATATTAAAAGATGTTGATTTACATAAGCAAGGCGCCACACACGCCAAGGATTTGAGTGGCGGACAAAAACGCAAATTATGCATGGGAATTGCACTCATCGGAGACCCTAag GTGGTTATTCTGGATGAGCCGACAAGCGGAATGGACCCGTACTCGCGACGTTGTATTTGGACGCTTTTGAAGAATAAGCGAGAAGGGCGTATCATTCTATTGACCACGCATTTTATGGATGAAGCTGATATATTAGCAG ATCGGAAAGCTATTATCAGTAATGGTAAACTACGTTGTTTTGGCTCTTCCCTCTTCCTCAAGAATCGATTTGGCATTGGTTACAAGCTCGG CATGGTGACAGAATTGAGTTGTAATCATGATGCTGTGAAGGACCTTATTGTGTCAAAGGTCAGTGATGCAAAGGTCATAAGGTCACATGGTATGGAGCTAACATTTCAGTTGCCTCTGAAAGATATGAACTTTTTTACAg AGCTCTTCAAAGAGCTTGAATCGAAAAATGAAAATGGTGAAGAAAAATCCAAAATGCTCGGCATCCAAAGTTATGGCGTCTCCATGACAACACTTGAGGAAGTGTTTCTGAAAATTGGCGAGGAAGCAGATTTAGAGAAAGAGCGTGCAGATGGAGGATTGGTGAACGACGGGATTGTTGCAGATG acCGTTCAGGTGGACATGAATTAATTGGTGAGGTTCATGCAAATGACACTGTCATCGATCTTCAAGAAGACGTCGTTCTTGACTCGACAACATTGGCAAAGCATCCTATCAAACCAACATTCAAGGAACAGTTTAAAACCCTTGTTTGGGTCTTTAGGACCCTTGTTATACGAAATCCGTCG ACTTACTTTGTGCGATTTATTATGCCAAACATTTACATGGTGATCGGTGTTGTCATGGTTCTGGTGCTCCCATCTAGTACCAATAATGACCAGAATCCGGTAAAGATTAATCTACCAGCTGATCTGTATTTGCAAAATCTCACAGGCTTACCAGAATCCAAAACAGAATTGCTGTATCAAAACTCTACAG GTCATAATATTAATGACCTGCTGTCGCAGTTTGACCAATTGAATATCAGGAGCGCATGGACAGAAAGCTTGGACACGTTGATGGCCGATGCCCCACATCACCAGGCTGTCAATGTCAACAACATT aGCAATTCGTTCGTAGTGCATTACAACGACACGGCCATTCACTCGTTACCAATCCTCATCAACATTCTTATGAACTCCCTCTACAGTATGCTGGACATTAGCAGCGAGGACATCAGTGTGTCTACGCAGGACTTCCCGTCCACCGGCTCAGACGACTATACGTTCAATGGAACTGTCTTTCTCGCGATTTTCTTTGCCCTGTCGCTCAATTTAATCCCACCATATTTTGCCGTCGATAAAGTTAAAGAACGTGAG TTGAAGATAAGATCGCAGATCCGTGTGTCCGGGATAACGGTGAACACATACTGGTTTGCCTGGCTGGCCGTTGACGTTGCATTCTACGCTATAGCGTGCGTCATCGGTTTCATCGTGATTCTCGCCTTTCAAGTGGATGCCTTTTTACGAGCTGGTGCTATTGTTACGTTTATAGTGTTACTTATCGTGTACCTGCCCGTTTCCACGATTGTCGCTTTTTGTGTCTcgtttttgtttgatagtttTGAGTCGTGTCAGGCTGTTCTTCCGTCAATATATTCATTA ttTCCAACAGCCTTAGCTGCCCCTGTCATAGCGCTAGACCTGACTGGTTCATATTCACTTGCTGGTGGACTTCATCTTCTCTTCAGCTTCATATTCCCGCCCTATGCAATCTATGGTGGAATCTATTACATTGTTAGG ATTTATGAATTTGCAAATATTACACAAACTACAGATGAGCTTAATTTTGCGGATTACCTCAAATTTGATGCATATATTGTCCCAACAATTCTAATT cTTATCTTGGACTTTGTGGTTTTGTATTTCTTTCTACGCTGGTGTGAAATAAGAAAAACTGGTGGAGATTGGAGAGATGCCTTCTTTTGCAT CTCAGCTGAAAAAAAGTATAGTAAGATAAATAAAGACGTAATACCGGATGAAGATGAAGACATCATAGAGGAAAGAAAGAGAGTTAAAGACATTCTACAAAATGATAAG ACTTCTGTGTTGGTGGTGAGTGATCTTCGACGAGAGTTTGTCAAAAGAAAAGACAGAAAGAGCAAAGTTGCTGATAATTCTAATACCAAGGTTGCCGTAAGGAATGTGTCAATGGCTGTGAGCAAGGGTGAGGTTCTTGGTCTTCTGGGGCCAAATGGGGCGGGAAAGACGAGCCTGATGAACGTAGTCACAGCAGACATTGAGCCAACCAAGGGCCAG GTAAGAGTTGGAAAGAATGATATTGCATCGTCTTTGAGCGAAGCCTACCAATCAATGGGATTCTGCCCTCAAGTGAACCCGCTATGGCCCGACTTGACAGTGCGTGAACACTTAATGACGTACGGACATATTAAAGGACTTTGCAGAGATGATGCGACTACCATCAGTAGCCA CTACATGGATGGACTGAAGATTACAGAACATGCTGATAAAAAGACGAAAGAAATATCAGGAGGAACAAAGAGGAAG CTTTGTTTTGCACTGAGCATGTTGGGTAATCCTGAGATAATCCTGATGGATGAGCCCTCTACTGGAATGGATCCTTCTTCGAAACGATTTTTATG GAACACCATAATTTCATGTTTTCAAGAAAATCGTGGTGGAGTTTTGACGACTCATTCTATGGAGGAAGCCGATGCCGTGTGCTCCAGAGTGGGAATCATGGTAGCTGGACAACTAGA atGTTTGGGGACTACCCAGCACCTCAAGGACAAGTATGGCGGTGGATATCTGTTAGAGGCCAAGCTCAACATGAGTGCTTTCGTACGAGAAGAAGGAGACACGACTACACTCCTCGAAAACAAACTCAAAGCGTTCATTCAGCATGTCCGCACTTTTTTTCCTGGAGCGGAAGTCATTGAGTGTTTTTCGGAACGTGTGACTATAAAAGTGCCGCAGGACGAAGTGAATTCGTTGGCGAAAGTGTTTGAAATCATGCAAGAAG